In Haliaeetus albicilla chromosome 18, bHalAlb1.1, whole genome shotgun sequence, one genomic interval encodes:
- the MRPL19 gene encoding large ribosomal subunit protein bL19m, with protein MAAACGRLLPRSAAAGLAGLAAARPALPGRCFSSSSCRISSDGKPAKFQPPPKPVIIDRQKQREERRFLSPEFIPPRGRTDPHKFYIERKDMIQRRKVFNIPEFYVGSILAVTTADPYANEKANRFVGICIQRGGKGLGATFVLRNVIEGQGVEIRYELYSPRVQAIEVLKLEKRLDDNLMYLRDALPEYSTFDVNMKPVSHLDHEEIPVNKLQVRMKPKPWSKRWERPKYNIKGIKFELPEKKMKEAQKWSQPWLEFDMLREYDTSKIEEKIWKEVNEELKK; from the exons ATGGCAGCCGCCTGCGGGAGGCTGTTGCCGCGGAGTGCCGCCGCGGGGCTGGCGGGCCTCGCCGCCGCCCGGCCAGCCTTGCCCGGCA ggtgcttttcttcctcaagcTGTCGAATTAGCAGCGATGGAAAGCCAGCAAAATTTCAGCCGCCTCCAAAGCCCGTCATTATTGacaggcagaagcagagagaggagaggag GTTCTTGAGCCCTGAATTTATACCTCCCAGAGGGCGAACAGATCCTCATAAATTTTATATAGAAAGAAAGGATATGATACAGAGACGGAAAGTCTTCAACATCCCAGAGTTCTATGTTG gcaGTATACTTGCCGTTACTACTGCAGATCCATATGCCAATGAGAAAGCCAACCGGTTTGTAGGCATCTGCAtccaaagaggaggaaaaggactTGGCGCTACCTTTGTCCTTCGGAACGTTATAGAAGGCCAAG GTGTTGAAATACGTTATGAACTGTACAGTCCTCGAGTCCAGGCCATCGAGGTTCTGAAGCTAGAAAAGAGGCTGGATGACAACCTGATGTACCTGCGAGATGCCCTCCCTGAATATAGTACTTTTGATGTGAATATGAAACCTGTGTCTCATTTAGACCATGAAGAAATTCCTGTAAACAAG CTGCAGGTACGAATGAAACCTAAACCATGGTCAAAACGGTGGGAAAGGCCAAAATACAATATAAAAGGAATAAAGTTTGAgctacctgaaaaaaaaatgaaagaagcacAGAAGTGGAGCCAGCCATGGCTAGAGTTTGATATGCTGCGAGAATATGATACTtcaaaaatagaggaaaaaatttggaaagaagTGAATGAAgagcttaaaaaataa